From Methanobrevibacter sp., a single genomic window includes:
- a CDS encoding phosphorylcholine transferase LicD, translated as MDNKLDQQTLKHLKETELMILKDVIDVCDKHDIDYYLFFGTLIGAVRHEGFIPWDDDIDIMMFREDYEKFLKIFKNEKSDKYEVLEGRCQDDYFLLFAKISLKDTKFEEYWAKQVSFNLGIFIDIFILDNVPDNKVKRFLFKKYCFMMDKLLTMATIRLPEHYPPHIRIPANAMHGILNRIGLDTEYFKKRTERLARKYENQDTEYVCDLTEVKQFHFRRSDLKPAKIMKFEDIEAKVPNNYDYILKLLYGDYMKIPPEEERTCHVLDGIEFGEY; from the coding sequence ATGGATAATAAACTTGACCAACAGACACTGAAACATTTGAAGGAAACAGAGTTAATGATTCTAAAGGATGTTATCGATGTTTGCGACAAGCATGACATTGACTATTACTTGTTTTTTGGAACTCTTATTGGTGCTGTTCGTCATGAGGGATTTATTCCGTGGGACGATGACATTGACATAATGATGTTTAGGGAAGATTATGAAAAATTCCTGAAAATCTTCAAAAATGAAAAGAGCGACAAATACGAAGTGTTGGAGGGTCGCTGTCAGGACGATTACTTTTTGCTTTTCGCCAAAATATCCTTGAAGGATACCAAATTTGAAGAATACTGGGCGAAACAGGTTTCCTTTAATCTTGGAATATTCATAGACATCTTCATTTTGGACAATGTTCCAGACAATAAGGTTAAAAGATTCCTCTTCAAGAAATATTGCTTCATGATGGACAAGCTATTGACAATGGCTACAATCAGGTTGCCTGAGCATTATCCTCCTCACATAAGGATTCCTGCAAATGCAATGCACGGCATTCTAAACAGGATAGGTCTTGACACCGAATATTTCAAGAAAAGAACCGAAAGGCTTGCTAGAAAATATGAGAATCAGGATACTGAATACGTTTGCGATTTGACTGAAGTAAAGCAATTCCATTTTAGAAGAAGTGATTTGAAGCCTGCAAAAATCATGAAATTTGAAGATATTGAAGCTAAGGTACCTAACAATTATGATTATATTTTAAAACTGTTGTATGGAGATTATATGAAAATACCTCCTGAAGAGGAACGCACATGTCATGTTCTGGATGGTATTGAATTTGGAGAGTATTGA
- a CDS encoding glycosyltransferase family 52, whose product MAPLDSIGGVFENIAGYLRYFYGYISLRLFLFYNRHRYNCEYEIFGNASTAFSFPFYELKNASIIEDGFLNYSRKAMETHKINPIIDKILHICGMYYLRIEETLGSHKNIKKVYLTNEHDDELINEKIEVIDIEKLWAEKSDEEKRKILSLFNIDYDAISKIGDDSVLILTQPLSEANFITEDEEMDIYRNMIAEFSSRNVFVKPHPRESKDYKAIFPEVEVISNLFPIEFLKLLGIRPKVVGTIISTVALSFKDGSEIYIYDGPLYSDKLENYRKTLIELLNEK is encoded by the coding sequence ATGGCTCCATTGGATTCAATAGGAGGAGTCTTTGAAAACATTGCAGGCTATCTGAGGTATTTCTATGGCTATATCTCCTTAAGACTGTTCTTGTTTTATAATAGGCACAGGTACAATTGTGAATATGAGATTTTCGGAAATGCGAGTACCGCATTCTCGTTTCCTTTCTACGAGCTTAAAAATGCAAGCATAATCGAGGACGGATTTTTAAACTACTCTCGTAAAGCCATGGAAACCCATAAGATCAATCCAATAATCGATAAAATTCTTCATATTTGTGGAATGTACTATCTGAGAATAGAGGAGACTTTGGGGTCACATAAAAACATCAAAAAGGTCTATCTTACAAACGAGCATGATGATGAGCTGATCAACGAGAAGATAGAGGTCATAGACATCGAGAAGCTATGGGCAGAAAAGTCAGATGAAGAGAAAAGAAAGATTCTGTCACTTTTCAACATAGACTACGATGCAATATCCAAGATAGGTGATGATAGCGTTCTCATATTGACCCAGCCTTTGAGTGAGGCCAATTTCATCACTGAAGATGAGGAAATGGACATCTACAGAAACATGATTGCCGAGTTTTCCTCAAGGAATGTATTTGTCAAGCCCCATCCAAGGGAATCAAAGGACTACAAGGCAATTTTCCCTGAAGTGGAGGTCATAAGCAACCTGTTCCCGATAGAATTTCTGAAGCTACTTGGAATCAGGCCGAAAGTGGTTGGTACAATCATTTCCACAGTTGCCTTAAGCTTTAAGGACGGTTCTGAAATATATATCTACGACGGGCCATTGTATTCCGACAAGCTGGAAAACTATAGGAAAACCCTTATCGAGCTTTTAAATGAGAAATAG
- a CDS encoding bifunctional UDP-2,4-diacetamido-2,4,6-trideoxy-beta-L-altropyranose hydrolase/GNAT family N-acetyltransferase: MNVVILTEGGKNRGFGHIARCSSIHSSLKEFGISPMFIVNGDESVDGFITDFDFLNFDWIANQDRLFDMLDEDDIVIIDSYLADKVFYDRIADEVSLGVYLDDNNRLEYPEGILLNGTILASRIGYSDIEGREDLLGSEFILLRKPFEEFENSEINREVETVLITMGGDDFRNLTPEILELLDSDLKKKVIVGNSFKNVEKIREAADSNTEILFNLDASEMLDVMLSCDLAISSSGQTLYELARVGVPTIAIGIVDNQINNIENWQEQGFIEFVGFWDDDDLLENIKGKLNILNDYGMRQSKREKGNSAVDGKGARRLVKRILSAYYKKNLQLRKADVGDCYRIFEIANDDEVRNASFNSEKIPLENHRKWFENIIDDEDTIFLVAEYGDDLIGQVRFDLEDDGAIVSISLNKKYRGLNISPFLLLEASRFAGLDNMVAYIKKENMASISLFERCGFEFEGTENVKGFDALKYVRSL, translated from the coding sequence ATGAATGTTGTAATATTAACTGAAGGCGGCAAGAACAGGGGATTTGGACACATTGCAAGATGCAGTTCAATCCACAGTTCCCTTAAGGAATTTGGGATATCTCCAATGTTTATTGTCAATGGTGACGAGTCAGTGGATGGCTTCATCACAGACTTCGATTTTTTAAATTTTGACTGGATAGCCAATCAGGACAGGCTATTTGACATGTTGGATGAAGATGATATAGTCATAATCGATTCATATCTGGCAGACAAGGTATTTTATGATAGGATAGCCGACGAAGTTTCATTAGGTGTCTATTTGGATGACAACAACCGTCTGGAGTATCCGGAAGGCATTCTTCTAAACGGAACAATCCTTGCTTCCAGAATTGGATATTCCGATATTGAGGGAAGGGAAGACCTTCTTGGAAGCGAATTCATACTCTTGAGAAAGCCATTTGAGGAATTTGAAAATTCTGAAATCAACAGGGAAGTTGAAACAGTTCTTATAACTATGGGGGGAGACGATTTCAGAAATCTGACTCCCGAAATATTGGAATTGCTTGATTCGGACTTGAAAAAGAAGGTCATTGTTGGAAACAGCTTTAAAAATGTTGAAAAAATTAGGGAAGCTGCCGACTCAAACACTGAAATTCTGTTTAATCTCGATGCGTCAGAAATGCTTGACGTAATGCTATCTTGCGATCTGGCCATTTCATCAAGCGGTCAGACATTGTATGAGCTTGCAAGGGTTGGTGTTCCAACAATAGCTATTGGAATAGTCGATAACCAGATAAACAACATTGAAAACTGGCAGGAGCAGGGTTTCATAGAGTTTGTAGGCTTCTGGGATGACGATGATTTGCTTGAAAATATTAAAGGCAAATTGAATATATTGAATGATTATGGCATGAGGCAATCCAAAAGGGAAAAAGGAAATTCTGCCGTTGATGGTAAGGGTGCTAGGAGATTGGTTAAAAGAATCCTGTCAGCTTACTACAAAAAGAATTTACAGCTAAGGAAAGCAGATGTTGGTGACTGCTATAGGATATTCGAAATAGCAAATGACGACGAGGTTAGAAATGCTTCATTCAACTCAGAAAAGATTCCTCTTGAAAACCATAGGAAATGGTTCGAAAACATAATTGATGATGAAGACACTATTTTTCTCGTGGCAGAATATGGGGATGATCTGATAGGTCAGGTTCGCTTTGATTTGGAAGATGATGGTGCAATAGTCAGCATAAGTCTGAATAAGAAATACAGGGGACTTAACATCTCTCCGTTTTTGCTTTTGGAGGCCTCTAGATTTGCTGGATTGGATAATATGGTTGCTTATATAAAAAAGGAAAACATGGCTTCAATTTCGTTGTTTGAACGTTGCGGATTTGAATTTGAAGGAACTGAAAATGTAAAGGGTTTTGATGCATTGAAATATGTTAGGAGTTTATAG
- a CDS encoding glycosyltransferase family 2 protein codes for MSYKISVILPIFNGEKTINRAIESVINQTIGFENIELILYDDASTDRSREIILDYAKEYGNIVPILSDDNSGYPGRGRNEGIKRSSADFVMFMDNDDEYRSDFCEKLYDAAVKYDADVVLCDYIEEDYVSSYVCKTSYNGEIVENDSTVIFDHHVKNLNNMMLWNNLFRKSIIEKNKIRFPEDKLAEDIYFSYLNYMHANKVVYLKSYIGYVRHIQGTSLSRTLSFKKIEESLTVLSEIVDEFNSNNYKPDYNVLFNANIRLTLKYIYMSQDFKDKKEIKKLLKQLYDFERKIDFEYDYAPIFKIANFLLTHRMCNLLILYLKTLRAFAKSRLIRNIYRSTLGN; via the coding sequence ATGAGTTATAAAATTTCTGTAATCCTACCAATCTTTAATGGTGAAAAAACCATTAATCGAGCTATTGAATCTGTAATTAACCAAACAATTGGTTTTGAAAATATAGAGCTAATATTGTATGACGATGCTTCAACAGACAGATCCAGAGAAATAATTCTAGATTATGCAAAAGAGTATGGAAACATTGTCCCCATTTTATCAGATGATAATAGCGGATACCCTGGAAGAGGGAGAAATGAAGGAATAAAAAGATCATCAGCAGACTTTGTAATGTTTATGGACAATGATGATGAGTATAGGTCGGATTTTTGTGAAAAACTCTACGATGCTGCTGTAAAATATGATGCGGATGTTGTATTGTGCGATTACATTGAGGAAGATTATGTATCATCATATGTTTGTAAGACAAGCTACAATGGAGAAATAGTGGAAAATGACAGCACAGTAATTTTTGACCATCATGTGAAGAATCTTAATAACATGATGCTTTGGAACAATCTCTTTAGAAAATCCATAATTGAAAAAAACAAAATCAGATTCCCTGAAGACAAATTAGCTGAGGACATATATTTTTCATATCTCAATTACATGCATGCAAATAAGGTGGTTTACCTGAAATCCTATATTGGTTATGTCAGACATATTCAGGGAACTTCACTGTCCAGAACCCTTTCATTTAAGAAAATAGAAGAAAGTTTGACTGTACTGTCTGAAATTGTCGATGAATTTAACTCCAACAATTATAAACCAGATTATAATGTCCTGTTTAATGCAAACATTAGATTAACATTAAAGTACATATACATGTCCCAAGATTTTAAAGACAAAAAGGAAATTAAAAAGCTTTTAAAACAGCTGTATGACTTTGAAAGGAAAATCGACTTTGAATATGATTATGCTCCAATCTTTAAAATTGCCAATTTCCTGTTAACACACAGGATGTGCAATCTTCTGATATTGTACCTTAAGACATTGAGAGCCTTTGCCAAATCAAGGTTAATAAGAAATATCTACAGGTCAACTTTGGGCAATTAG
- a CDS encoding flippase — protein MNRVKTIFMNMSWLMASQIITSILSFIWTIMIARYLGVSDYGIFGFAVSLSGMFAVLGDYGIGTHIVRSIATDYNLAKDYLGNAIPLKMFLNISYFGVIFILLVIWHSSTLVIYITMLYVLESVIKSFCNLFYGTFQAHEKGKYQAIASIILSLLSFGFIMGAIYFNLGLSGITWAYVAANAITLLYTLNALIRHIVKPKIQFDFKFWKQLLIWGVPFALYSIFYTVYYSIDIVMLTQMVGDFATGIYNATYKLISVLTLFYGIYTAVIFPVMSKQFKSEKKLLLASFEKSTKYLSMVTIPICIACLFYSTDIIQFIYGHQYDQAAAVLEILIWTVCFLFINGAASTALNASHREYSVTKIYLGAAITNVALNLVLIPRYSYMGAATATVLSEIVILVLALFVLGKVGIKVSRHLVFDVCKIIISSLALGVVLYFLNLNMWIAIPVSIAVYLVFLIVTRTFDDSDRHIIKQIIGR, from the coding sequence ATGAATCGAGTTAAAACCATTTTCATGAACATGAGCTGGCTTATGGCATCACAGATAATAACAAGCATCCTTTCATTTATCTGGACCATAATGATAGCAAGATATCTTGGGGTAAGCGATTATGGTATTTTCGGTTTTGCAGTTTCCCTATCAGGAATGTTTGCTGTCCTTGGAGACTATGGGATAGGAACCCATATCGTAAGAAGCATTGCAACAGACTACAACCTGGCCAAGGACTATCTGGGAAACGCCATTCCCCTGAAGATGTTTTTGAACATTTCATACTTTGGAGTTATTTTTATTTTGCTTGTAATATGGCATTCCTCCACACTGGTAATCTACATTACAATGCTATACGTTTTGGAATCCGTAATAAAGAGCTTCTGCAACCTGTTCTACGGAACCTTCCAGGCACATGAGAAGGGAAAGTATCAGGCAATTGCAAGCATCATCCTTTCACTGCTTTCATTCGGATTCATCATGGGAGCCATCTACTTCAATCTGGGCTTGAGTGGAATCACATGGGCTTACGTCGCTGCAAATGCAATAACCCTCCTCTACACATTGAATGCACTGATAAGGCATATCGTAAAGCCAAAAATCCAGTTCGACTTCAAGTTTTGGAAACAGCTGCTTATCTGGGGTGTTCCATTTGCACTTTACAGTATTTTCTACACTGTATACTATTCAATCGACATAGTAATGCTTACTCAGATGGTGGGAGACTTTGCAACAGGTATCTACAATGCAACCTACAAGCTGATAAGCGTTTTGACACTGTTCTACGGAATATACACAGCCGTGATTTTCCCCGTTATGAGCAAGCAGTTCAAGAGCGAGAAGAAGCTTCTTTTAGCAAGCTTTGAGAAGTCAACAAAGTACCTTTCAATGGTTACCATACCAATATGCATTGCATGCCTATTCTATTCTACCGACATTATCCAATTCATCTATGGACACCAGTATGACCAGGCTGCTGCAGTTTTGGAAATCCTTATCTGGACAGTTTGCTTCCTCTTCATAAATGGTGCGGCATCAACAGCATTGAACGCTTCACACAGGGAATATTCCGTAACTAAAATCTATTTGGGAGCTGCAATAACAAATGTGGCATTGAACCTTGTTTTGATTCCAAGATACTCCTATATGGGTGCAGCTACCGCAACCGTTCTTAGTGAAATCGTAATTCTTGTTCTGGCGCTGTTTGTTCTGGGAAAGGTAGGAATAAAGGTTTCAAGACATCTTGTTTTCGATGTGTGCAAGATCATCATATCCTCACTTGCATTAGGAGTCGTTCTATACTTCCTGAACCTTAACATGTGGATAGCCATACCTGTGAGCATTGCAGTCTATCTTGTGTTCCTTATTGTTACAAGAACATTTGATGATAGCGACAGGCACATCATAAAACAGATAATTGGAAGATGA
- a CDS encoding glycosyltransferase family protein, which translates to MKIGAIIQARSSSSRLPKKVLKPLPYDSDICVLQQVIRRVKRSEMIDEVIVATTTEDEDSEIVEVARMEKVPYYRGSLPNVLERFYGAAVENDLDVIVRITSDCPCADYTVIDDIVKSHLDLGADYTSNALIESFPRGIDAEVINFDVLKRAYEEASEKFEKEHVTPFIYKTHPDDFKINRIQSDEDNSDIRITLDTPQDYALLCTIYDNLYCPDNYFLLEDVLNLFDEKPYLRDINSEIAQKKVCNSLNEELEEVISLCDRQDLDRAKEFLEKHID; encoded by the coding sequence ATGAAGATTGGTGCAATAATACAGGCAAGAAGTTCATCATCAAGACTTCCGAAAAAGGTTCTAAAGCCTTTGCCTTACGATAGCGACATCTGCGTATTGCAGCAGGTAATCAGGCGTGTCAAAAGGTCTGAAATGATTGATGAGGTAATCGTTGCTACTACCACTGAGGATGAGGACTCAGAGATAGTTGAAGTGGCCAGAATGGAAAAGGTGCCTTATTATAGGGGGAGCCTTCCCAATGTACTTGAGAGGTTTTACGGTGCTGCAGTGGAAAATGACTTGGATGTCATTGTAAGGATAACCAGCGATTGTCCCTGTGCTGACTATACGGTAATTGATGATATTGTCAAAAGCCATTTGGATTTGGGAGCTGACTATACTTCTAATGCTCTTATTGAATCGTTTCCAAGAGGAATCGATGCGGAAGTTATAAACTTCGATGTTTTGAAGAGGGCATATGAGGAAGCGTCTGAAAAATTTGAAAAAGAACATGTTACTCCATTTATTTACAAGACCCATCCGGATGACTTCAAAATCAACAGAATCCAATCTGATGAGGACAATTCAGACATAAGGATAACCCTTGACACTCCACAGGACTACGCCTTGCTTTGCACAATCTATGACAATCTATATTGCCCGGATAATTATTTCCTTTTGGAGGACGTCTTGAACCTATTTGATGAGAAGCCTTATCTTAGGGACATCAACAGCGAAATAGCTCAGAAAAAGGTCTGCAACAGTCTGAATGAAGAACTGGAAGAGGTCATAAGTCTTTGCGACAGGCAGGACTTGGACAGGGCCAAAGAATTTCTTGAAAAACATATTGATTAG
- a CDS encoding alanine--glyoxylate aminotransferase family protein, which produces MLNFTIGPVMSNDKVREIGSEQVPYFRTPEFSELMLESEELMKKLLNAPENSRCAFITGSGTASMEAVVMNVFTSDDKILIVNGGGFGERFVELCKLHEIPYESIDLEVNKDIAEDILKQYENKGFTGFLVNIHETSTGVHYNLDLISEFCRKNNLFLVVDAISSFLADEVDMSKNDIDVVITGSQKALACPPGVSIIALSPKAVERVEENTCKSMYLDLKNALKNGERGQTPFTPAVAILIQINARLNEIFDNGGVGSEIEKVAEIADNFRSQIKDLPFEITSESLSNAVTPLHPTTASAEDIFHILKDEYGIWICPNGGEFKDTLFRVGHIGDLTIEDNNRLIEALKDMQKRNLI; this is translated from the coding sequence ATGCTTAATTTTACTATTGGTCCTGTAATGTCTAACGATAAGGTAAGGGAAATCGGATCTGAACAGGTTCCCTATTTTAGAACTCCTGAATTTTCCGAACTTATGCTTGAAAGTGAAGAATTGATGAAAAAACTTTTGAACGCTCCTGAAAATTCCAGGTGTGCATTTATTACAGGCTCTGGAACAGCATCTATGGAAGCTGTTGTAATGAATGTTTTTACAAGTGACGACAAGATTCTCATCGTTAATGGAGGCGGATTCGGCGAAAGGTTCGTTGAGCTCTGCAAATTGCATGAGATTCCCTACGAATCAATTGATTTGGAAGTGAACAAGGACATTGCAGAGGACATTTTGAAACAGTATGAAAACAAGGGATTTACTGGATTTCTTGTAAATATTCATGAAACCTCCACAGGAGTGCACTACAATCTTGATCTTATTAGCGAATTCTGCAGGAAAAACAATCTGTTTTTGGTTGTCGATGCAATCAGCTCATTTCTGGCCGATGAGGTTGACATGAGCAAAAACGACATCGATGTGGTAATCACAGGGTCACAGAAGGCATTGGCATGTCCTCCAGGAGTTTCCATCATTGCATTGTCTCCAAAAGCTGTTGAAAGGGTTGAGGAAAACACATGCAAGTCAATGTATCTTGATTTGAAGAATGCATTGAAAAACGGAGAAAGGGGCCAGACACCATTCACCCCAGCTGTCGCTATTTTAATCCAAATCAACGCCCGTTTAAATGAAATCTTTGACAATGGAGGGGTTGGAAGCGAAATTGAAAAGGTTGCTGAAATTGCAGACAACTTTAGAAGTCAGATTAAGGATTTGCCGTTTGAAATTACTTCAGAGTCCCTTTCAAATGCCGTTACTCCCCTACATCCAACAACAGCATCTGCCGAGGATATTTTCCACATCCTGAAGGATGAATACGGCATATGGATCTGTCCAAATGGTGGGGAGTTTAAAGATACCCTGTTTAGAGTGGGCCACATTGGGGATTTGACAATTGAAGACAACAACAGGCTCATTGAAGCCCTGAAGGATATGCAGAAAAGAAATTTAATTTAG
- a CDS encoding phosphorylcholine transferase LicD — translation MTIMEKETFYEYPPETLQKIKDLELMILKEFIRICEENHITYFLDGGTALGAIRHEGFIPWDDDIDVIMLREDYEKLQEVMKDYKSDRFEFLSKNTKEYYCRNFSELNLKGTYTERFYNSENTDFELGISIDIFVLDNIPDSKLARKLFNLRYKLFRLLLISYEISFNDMYVSETKQKIGRTIRSIYRLLNIDNDFVKRQGDKLIESTMKKETRDVANLSTPYSTLNIVPRDIFKPAKKVKFEDLTVNVPKDYDTYLTGIYGDYMTLPPVEDRVNHSFAKIDFGEYK, via the coding sequence ATGACAATAATGGAAAAGGAAACTTTCTATGAATACCCTCCAGAAACACTTCAGAAAATAAAGGACCTGGAACTGATGATTTTAAAGGAATTCATCAGAATCTGTGAGGAAAACCACATAACCTACTTTTTAGATGGTGGAACAGCCCTTGGAGCCATCAGACATGAAGGATTCATTCCATGGGATGACGACATTGACGTAATCATGCTAAGGGAAGACTACGAAAAGCTTCAGGAAGTCATGAAAGACTACAAAAGCGACAGGTTCGAGTTCCTAAGCAAGAATACAAAGGAATACTATTGTCGTAACTTCTCAGAGCTGAACCTTAAGGGAACATATACTGAAAGGTTCTACAACAGCGAAAACACCGACTTTGAGCTTGGAATAAGCATAGACATATTCGTTCTGGACAACATTCCTGACAGCAAGCTAGCAAGAAAGCTCTTCAACCTCAGATACAAGCTATTCAGGCTACTGCTTATCTCATATGAAATATCATTCAACGACATGTACGTTTCCGAAACCAAACAGAAGATCGGAAGGACAATCAGGTCCATCTACAGGCTGCTGAACATTGACAATGACTTTGTAAAAAGACAAGGGGACAAGCTAATTGAAAGCACCATGAAAAAAGAAACAAGAGACGTTGCAAATCTAAGTACCCCATATTCCACATTGAACATTGTGCCAAGAGATATTTTCAAGCCTGCAAAAAAAGTAAAGTTCGAAGATTTGACCGTAAACGTTCCGAAGGACTACGACACTTATCTGACAGGAATCTACGGAGATTACATGACCCTGCCGCCAGTTGAGGATAGGGTAAACCACAGCTTTGCAAAAATCGATTTTGGAGAATACAAATAG
- the pseI gene encoding pseudaminic acid synthase: MSFQIDGRGIGEGNPVFIIAELSANHLNDFNIAADTIRAMADAGADAVKFQTYTPDTITIDCDNEYFQIRQGTIWDGQVLYNLYEDAFMPWEWQEELKNIAENLGLIVFSSPFDKTSVDFMEDMGMGAYKIASFEITDIPLIEYVASKGKPIIISTGIASREDIELAIKTCRDAGNDQIAILKCTSSYPAPFEDMNLNTIPAIMDEFGVEVGLSDHTLGSEVAIASVALGAEIIEKHFILDRNMGGPDAEFSMEPEEFKEMVDSIRNIEKALGKVSFELTEKAKINREFSRSLFAVEDIKKGETVTEKNVRSIRPGFGLHPKYLNEILGKEVNEDIKRGTPFKLEFIN; this comes from the coding sequence ATGAGTTTTCAAATTGATGGAAGAGGAATTGGTGAAGGTAATCCTGTTTTTATAATTGCCGAGCTTTCTGCAAATCATCTGAATGATTTCAACATTGCTGCAGATACAATCAGGGCAATGGCTGATGCTGGAGCGGATGCTGTCAAGTTCCAGACCTATACTCCAGATACAATAACAATCGATTGCGACAATGAGTATTTCCAGATTAGGCAGGGAACCATCTGGGACGGCCAGGTATTGTACAACCTATACGAGGATGCATTCATGCCTTGGGAATGGCAAGAGGAACTTAAAAACATAGCAGAAAATTTAGGCTTGATTGTATTTTCTTCACCCTTCGATAAGACTTCAGTTGACTTTATGGAAGACATGGGTATGGGAGCCTATAAAATTGCATCTTTTGAAATAACTGACATTCCACTAATAGAATATGTTGCAAGCAAGGGGAAGCCGATAATAATCTCCACAGGAATAGCCTCAAGGGAAGACATTGAGCTTGCCATAAAAACATGTCGCGATGCAGGAAACGACCAGATAGCTATCCTTAAGTGCACCTCATCATATCCTGCCCCTTTTGAAGATATGAACCTCAATACGATTCCTGCAATAATGGATGAATTTGGTGTTGAGGTTGGATTGTCTGACCACACATTGGGCAGCGAAGTGGCAATAGCCTCAGTTGCATTAGGGGCTGAAATTATAGAAAAGCACTTTATTTTGGATAGGAATATGGGAGGTCCTGATGCCGAATTCTCAATGGAGCCTGAAGAATTCAAGGAAATGGTAGATTCAATTAGAAACATCGAAAAGGCATTGGGAAAAGTTAGCTTCGAACTGACTGAAAAGGCAAAGATAAATCGTGAATTTTCAAGATCTCTTTTTGCAGTTGAAGACATTAAAAAAGGAGAAACAGTAACAGAAAAGAACGTTCGTTCAATCAGGCCTGGGTTCGGCCTTCATCCAAAATACCTAAACGAAATTCTGGGAAAAGAAGTAAATGAAGATATAAAAAGAGGAACTCCTTTCAAGTTGGAGTTCATCAATTGA
- a CDS encoding Gfo/Idh/MocA family oxidoreductase: MKKVITYGTYDLFHYGHQRLLERAKELGDYLIVGVTADDFDKTRGKINVHQPLIERIESVRSTGLADEIIVEEYEGQKIDDIKRKEVDIFTVGSDWIGEFDYLNEFCDVVYLDRTEGISSSDIRSEHRSIKLGLIGKSRILTKFYNESKHVNGITVDYVCTEDPKEINKLKDEDVVITEDYDVLLEHCDAVYIVSPPIRHYEQIKKALNLGKHVLCEAPIALREDEFDELIELAEKNGLMLFESIKTAYSTAFHRLVLLAKSGRIGDIISIDATCTSLRDINTEALEKEWSSIEKWGPTALLPIFEIFGTEYKNKHASSLILKDNFDIFTKIDFEYESSVASIKVGNSVKSEGELIISGRNGYIYVPAPWWKTDYFELRYENQEENKKYFYQLEGEGIRYELVAFIRSIQMNKNNSYIKTKVSKAIAKTVGDCIYGDVNKLS; this comes from the coding sequence ATGAAGAAAGTTATAACCTATGGTACATATGATTTATTCCATTATGGCCATCAAAGACTATTGGAACGTGCAAAAGAGCTTGGAGACTACCTTATTGTAGGGGTTACAGCTGATGACTTTGATAAGACAAGGGGAAAAATCAATGTACACCAACCATTGATTGAAAGGATAGAATCAGTTCGTTCAACAGGCCTTGCAGACGAAATCATAGTTGAGGAATATGAAGGCCAGAAAATCGACGACATCAAAAGAAAGGAAGTGGACATATTTACAGTCGGATCAGACTGGATAGGAGAGTTTGACTACCTGAATGAATTCTGTGACGTCGTATACCTGGACAGGACCGAAGGGATCTCAAGCTCAGACATACGTTCAGAACACAGAAGCATAAAACTGGGCCTTATAGGTAAAAGCAGAATCCTTACAAAGTTCTACAACGAAAGCAAACATGTAAACGGAATAACCGTAGACTACGTCTGTACCGAAGACCCAAAGGAAATCAACAAGCTCAAGGACGAGGATGTCGTAATAACCGAAGACTATGATGTACTTCTGGAGCATTGTGATGCCGTATACATAGTATCACCACCAATCAGACATTATGAACAAATAAAAAAGGCCTTGAATCTTGGAAAACATGTCCTTTGTGAAGCCCCAATAGCATTAAGGGAAGATGAATTTGACGAGCTTATTGAACTTGCAGAAAAAAACGGCCTGATGCTGTTTGAATCAATAAAGACCGCATACTCAACAGCATTCCACAGGCTTGTATTGCTTGCAAAAAGCGGAAGGATAGGAGACATAATCTCAATAGATGCGACCTGTACCAGCCTAAGGGACATAAACACCGAAGCGCTGGAAAAGGAATGGAGCAGTATTGAAAAATGGGGTCCTACAGCACTCCTGCCAATATTTGAAATATTCGGAACAGAATACAAGAACAAGCATGCATCATCACTGATACTAAAGGACAATTTCGACATATTTACAAAAATAGATTTCGAATACGAATCATCAGTGGCATCAATAAAGGTCGGTAACAGCGTAAAATCCGAAGGTGAACTTATAATATCCGGAAGAAACGGATACATCTATGTTCCTGCACCATGGTGGAAAACAGACTACTTCGAATTGAGATATGAAAACCAGGAAGAGAACAAGAAGTACTTCTACCAGCTTGAAGGTGAAGGAATAAGATACGAGCTTGTAGCATTCATCAGGTCAATACAGATGAACAAGAACAATTCATACATAAAGACAAAGGTCTCAAAGGCCATTGCAAAAACCGTCGGCGACTGCATCTACGGAGACGTAAACAAACTATCCTGA